CGTCGGTATCCCGTTCGGCAACGGCGCCGTCGCCCCCTGGTACACCACCACGTCGTCCTTGGAGCACGACTCCACCCCCATCCTCTCCCCCACTATTATAATGCATAGCATCGTTTTTAACGCCGTCAGTCATCGGTTCAACTTCGAAATATACATCCAGGGAAATCGATCAGGGCCGTTGGATCTTACCGATGCCGAAGAGCTTCCGAGTGGTGCCTGCGCTCTGATTCTTCCCGGGAACAAGGACCAGGGCTCCTCCCCCGCCGTTTACATCCACTGCAGTTAGCATGGTTAATTAGTAATTGTCCCTCGCTTTGATGGAATTTTCCGAATTACCACCACACGAAGAGCCTTAACTGCGAATTTAAGACGTCCAGCTAGCTGGCTAGTTACTAGATGGTACCAGTTAACATGAGATCGGGCGGGTAGTAGCTTAGGTGGTTGGATTCTGTTGTAATTTGAATTTGGACCGTCTGATTGGTGAACCAGGTTATCCAAATTGGCATCTAAGAGAAGGTTCGATAATTCGATAATCCAAACTGTCGGATGGAAATAGTTAACGGTTAAGGGACGGAGTGTAAGTGGACTTACCGAAGTAGAGAATGGCGAAGAGCAAAGCCAGGCTTAAGATGGCTGGGAGCAAGTGGACTTCAGGGCGCCGCGGAAACCAGCCCATGAGGGATGATCTCGGCCGTCGGATCTTAGGAAACAAACGTACGGAGTAGAAAGGGAGGAGAGAGGGGAACCGCGAGGTAGAGACGAAAGGGAAATTTACCGTCTTTTACCCGAAACGGTTGGTCGGGAAAGGGATCGCTCGTCCTTTTATACCGGTATTCCCCCGTGCCTCTGGTACCAAAATGGCCTCGCTTTCCGCTCAAAATTTCGGATCTGCCACCGGCCAGGGAGTTGGGAATCCCCccgtcgtcgtcgtcgtcgcGCTTTCTCCACGCCAGGTGCGAGCATTTATGACTTACGACGGCCTCATCGATAAAATGCCGTTACCGTTACATGTTCTCTTTTATCGTAGGAGGATCAGAAGGCCGTGAATGGGCTTCAAAGTCGTGTGCCGTTAGATATGAAACGGAGATGGAATATTAAATGGCGGTAGGGGGTGGGTGGGGTCACATCGAATGACGTGACcgagaagaaaggaagggagggagGGGAGAGGGTCCATCGGAAGAGAACATTCTCCAGGGAATCATTGAATGAAGGGCGTCAGATGCTGGGCTGAGATAAACATCCATCCGTCCATTTTTTGATGCTCCTttctctcaatcaaattaaatgctGCCCTCGATTTGGGGAAATACTATAGATCTTTGACCGACCGGTGACTTCTTACCCCCGTGTGATCCTTGATGGGACGTCGCATCATAGATCGCGTCACGGGTCGACTGTGATCTGGATTTGACGGCTGCGATTAATATTGGAGCCCGGTACTACATGGCCAACAGCTGTAGCCAGTTACGTTCCAATAACGCCGTTATCCGCTTCAGCGGTACTGTCGTTCTTGAACGGTGAAACCAGGGGCATAACGATAGATAGATAGGTCCATTGTGGGGGAATGGCCGTTAATTCTGTTATAACGGGCGTTATGTCGGAGCCAGAACGAACATACCAGTGACTCAAAAGGACGGAAGGAGGGAGAATAAATGCGAATGGGACAGAGAGAGGTGGTTAATGAGATGCTATGCTTTAATAGTAGGAAGAGAGTGTAGAGGACAAGTTGAGAGGAGCGTGGTGCATTGGAAAAGGAAACGAGAGGAAGTAATTTAAGCCGCCAAAAGGTGCAGAGAGATAGAGAGATAGGTGTAGGCTTTTGGGGTACGAGCGGCGTTAATTAAGTGTTAGGTCCCAACGATGACAGCGTCGCATTTAACGAGCTCTGGGAAGATGTCCCCCCGAAACGTTATAcgaggagggagggaggggggctGGGGGACGGGCTCGCGTCGCTTCGCACGTGTCGCAGGGATGGAAGACTCGGGAACGCCACGCGTGGGCCGCGGCCCACCGCACGCGCCACCACGTCAGAGGCTTGCACGTGAAGGGATCGGAAAGGTCAAGGCGCTTCCGTTTAAGATCGCGGATTTGAATTTGACAAAGAAGAGAGTTTTATATCCAAATAAACAAAACCTTTGTCGATAGGTTCAATTTGGGCTCAAAATGGGCCGGGTGGAGCTAGTTCGGGCCATGGCCCGAAGCAACCGACTGTTTTCAAGCTCAGGTTTGAGCCAACTTTGCTTGAATTTAGCTTAATGGGCTGAGGCCCGGCCATTTCTGAGGCAGGCCGCAAGTTGGGctctttttattttgaacattaaACCTAGGTTGGGCCTAGGCCAGAATAAATTGGGCCAGTAGCCCTAGTTTGAACAAATGCCAATGATGTATGCTATAACCATTTATGAGTTCAAAACCAAaaatatttctttaaaaaaaaaaaagcaaaatcctGGGATTGTAAGAATACCGCAATAAAAACCTGGTGGTTGGTTTGGATGCatgaattctataaatttttttttcttgagagtTTCAAGTAGACGCCGCAATGGATCAGACCGAATGCGGATTTAGATCGATTTGAACTCAATTCGATATTCTAGTATTTTGATTCGAATTTGATCCATGATCGGATGGATCAACACTTTCTTTACCCATATCCTATCCGAATGAGTATCGGATTATCTGATCGAATATCCATCCTATATAAATCagattttttagatgaaaatataAGCATTGGATAATAGCCTACCACCACTATTTCAGTCATTGAGGTCTTAACCAAGCTTAAAGACAATCAGACCCATATTTTATACAACCAGtccatatttaaataatatatatgcatAAGATTGGCGCGCGTTCGGATCGGATAATGGATCAGAGCGGCCACTATCTGAATCCGATTCGATCCGAGATATAAATTTATCATGATTGGATCAGGCCGAATCAAAATCTGGTCAACATGTTGACCAACTTGATCCATTAGGGCCGGATCAGGTCGAGACCTATTTGGATCAGGTGTAATTACTAAATCTAGTTCCAAGCttcaacaaaagatttgtgagatTTTTGACGATGGGTACTTGCAAATCCAATAAGACTCTTTCTATATTGAGCTGCATTGTCAGAACTTTTTGGCAAACTCAAAACATCATGTAGGAGCAATTAACACCTAAAATTAACAGTGTCCAATGCGCCAAAAATCTATGACATTTGGTTCTTGTTCTTGTTCCCACTTCATCCTCCACTTTATTTCTAAGAATATCTTTTTAAAAGATTTCTCAAAGAAAAGCATGCGAGAGTTTGTAAATATTATACGGGTAACATGTCATAAATTGCCAGCTAAATGAATTTATATGGAATGAAAAAGTTCTTCAAGGCGCACTGGCGCATTACTCCTCAAGACAACttaataatattagtaaaattacgTTTTGgcagttttctctttttttttttttcttttgtgtgcATTTGTTTGTGTggtaaaaggaagaagaagatccCAAATACTTTTAGCATCTGTTATTTAGCAGGATTGGATTGGATTTCCTATTGGATTTATGGAGTGGACAGTCTATCTGGACAAGGTCTATATAGACACATATTCCTCTCAGTCCAAATTCTatagcaggaaaaaaaaaaaacccttcatggtttttttttatgaaaaattttatatttctcCAGTCCAACAGGACTATTGATGGGATTTAGACAAACATTAGGACAGGTCTTCAGAAGAATATAAGTAGAAAAAGCCAGTAAGTCCGATTCTCATAAAAACTCTGGTCCAATCCTATTGAATTTTCAAACAGGTCCTTAGGAAAATATATTGCATGCCATCACCTAATACATTGTAAATTATGTCCATTGAGGATAGTGTGAACTATTTTAAAGGCAAGCCAAGAAGCACAATGTGATCATTACTTTAATTTATGTAGGAAAAATTATCATGATCATGGTGTATGCTAGCATAGATGGGTCTTGAATTGGACTATCTGGTATGTATATGTCACACCAGCATCCACCCACCCCTGCCCCTCTCCCAAAAAAATAGTCAAATGAGACCTAGAACTAAGATGCTATCAGAATCTTGGTAATTATGGCTGAGAATTAACTGGAAATATATATAAACTTAAGTAGGGCTTTGTATGGATCTTGTAATGTTCATTCTCTCAAACTTCTTTAAACAATTTTCTTTACGATTTTAAAGAGAAAGGTATATGAGATTCATATGTTCCATGTTGTTGATAAATGGACAGTGTTCAACTTATAGGTAGTCCTCACAATCTGAGATGTAACACTATCAACTAGGTGTAATTAACATCCAAGTCCATCGCAATGTTCTTAACAATCTTTTGTCATTTTCAAAGGCTGTCAGTTTTAATCTCAAGCTTGAATTCACTTTAAACCCCATTCTGAGATCTGCTTGatcatctttttcctttctcaaagCAAGACCTTCCCAAGTTTTGGTTGGGTGAAGGTACTATGCAATTGTGACATTCCCAAAATCAGTTGAAGCAAACAAAATCTTTTGTCAATAACAAGAATTATGATGTAATTTGCAAGAATTTGTTTGCACTGAATGTAGCATATTCTCTTTGTTCACCACCATCTCACTACACTCTATCTCTGGTCTACAAGAGAGTGCTTACCAAGTCACTATGCTGTTAGATTTTCTTAGTCATATGGTGGGTAGTGCCAAACAACTGTTAATCAGATGACCATAACATTGCCTCTTTGTGAAATTGAAAGCAGCATGGATCACTATAATCTTTTTAGCTGGTGGCATAATGTGAACTGGCTGCAGGTCAAGAGTAGTAGAGCTAAAAAAGTAATTGTTGCAAATGACTAATCCATAGTCTTACAGAGTCAAGGCATAAAGATGTCAATTGGATGGGGGTGGTTGGCACAGTTGGAAGCAAAGTGATGCAAACATGTGCCCACAGATCTAAAGAcctttaacatttttttttttttgtgcacaaTTTACATCAGGCCAGAGTCCACtgaaatctattttttattcCTACCTAGTAGCTCTCTACATAGAAATCTTGTGAGGGGTAGCCACTCATCGCTAAACATAAGAGCTTAACCGTCAGCATTTCTTTTTAAATTCTCCAACTAAGATTCGGAGGTggggataattttttttagtgcCACCAAATTTGTTTGATTTAATTGGAGATACATATTCATTATAGCATCGTTAAGTGATGCACCGGGAAAGATAGATGTAGAAAGTTGAACATGCCAATAATGACTTTTTCCTTCTATCTTTTCAAATTTATACTAAAGAAATTTTGGAAATATTTGTTTGAAGAGATTAGTTTCTAGAATGAAAATGAGTATGAGTGATTTTTTtgggttgctttttttttttttcaattggaaaAGGAGGAAGCGAAGAGCTTCCCCCTATTTTATTAAACAACAAATTCAAGAGATAAAATTACAGACGTAAAAAAAGATGTATAGAGTAATAAAGTAATAATACAGACAATCCAACAACACTTCTTATCTAaccagtatatatatatatatatatatatatatatatatatatatatatatatatatatatatatataaaagatatgTATTTAACAAATCCTATCTCATCCTCTcacttttcaaaaaatcaaaaaaaataaagaaagtagTCTTAGAACATCAAAAATATACAAGAAGGAAGCAACAGATCTGCACAAGCTTAAAAATGAGTGACTTTTATTTCAGCTGTTTGGTTTGAAagagttttatttattttttttttaagaagaaatggaATGTCTAAATTACACCAAAATCTTATCTTTCCTTCCTCCTATGATTCAAAttctattttgatttaaatttcaattctgatttcCATCGTGAATCCAACACATTAGAGAATATAACTATTCTTATTTccatttcaatttatttttattttaattttgatttcaagTTGGGTTGCAAAtcaaacactttttttttttttctgtcttcttataatttaattggattaggaaagATAATGAGTTTGAGAGGGGGGACCTAAGAAAGTAATGGGAGGACGTCCACTGTGCGAGAGGCGGAGAGACGTGGCATGCAAGCAAGAGGAAGGCTTTAGGAAAGATTAGGAAGTGGACCCCAATAAGACCAGAGACTGGATCCATCAGCGCGGATGCACCCAACTCTGGGTCGTGGTCTTTCATGTGAACACATGGGGAAGATTCGGGATGATCTTGACCAAAACTTCAGGGAGTTTCCCTACCAATTGATAGCTTCCACCGAGCCAACTTTTTCAAAAGACATGATGAAAGAATACCTCCACATAAAtgcatctatgtatgtatgtatgtatgtatgtattatcaaCAGAGATGACCATTTTAAACATTTGGAGAAACACCTTATACCTTGCAGGGTTCAAACAGGGAAGCCCCTCCATGTTGAATACATATGTACCAAATGAAAGCCAATTGGTCATTACTAATATCTAATTCATAAGTATAAACATATGAGTTAAGGAATTGCCCAAAGTTTAGGTTTTTATGAAACTTAGAACAATGTAACGGGGTTCATATGATAGATGCCTTGTTTGCATGATA
This genomic window from Elaeis guineensis isolate ETL-2024a chromosome 13, EG11, whole genome shotgun sequence contains:
- the LOC105056052 gene encoding TPD1 protein homolog 1-like; the encoded protein is MGWFPRRPEVHLLPAILSLALLFAILYFVDVNGGGGALVLVPGKNQSAGTTRKLFGIVGERMGVESCSKDDVVVYQGATAPLPNGIPTYTVQVLNVCSTGCAVADIHVSCGWFSSARLINPRVFRRLGYDDCLVNDGAVLRPGQSLSFQYANTYPYPLYVSSVSCT